TGGCTCGTGGTCACCGGCTCCCAGGCCGTCTACCAGGGATCCGGCACCGTCAACGGCAAGAGCGGGTACGCCTTCCGCGTCACCGCCACCGACGGCCCGGACACCTTCCGTATCAAGATCTGGAAGAAGTCCGGCGGTGAGGTCGTCTACGACAACCTCACCGGCTCGAAGGTCACCGGCGTCATCGCATTCGGCAAGAGCCGACGGTAGCTCCGGGCGCCACCCACACGGCGAGCCCCGCCGACAGACTCTCTGTCGGCGGGGCTCGCCGTTGTGGTCCGTTCACAGACGTGGCCAATTAACCTCTGCGCAACCTCTTTCGTCCGGAAGAGCCTCGTGGCATGCTCACCGGCCAACGCACTTCTGAACGTCGTTCACATCCATGAAAAGCACATGGGAAGGGCGAACGGACATGAGCAATGCGCACACGGACCCCCAGGGGCAACCGAATGTCATGGGCATGACGAGGCGAACGCTGCTGGGAAGCACTGCCGCCGTGGCAGCCGCCACCGTCGCCTCACCGGCCGCCCACGCGAGCGAAGTCCCCTCACTGTGGCGGGAGTTCAACCGCACCCCCTTCACCCACCCACAGATCCCCTACGTCGGCAGAGCCGGCTGCCGCGGCGGGGCGGCGCACTTCCCCCGCCGCCCCGTCGTCGCCGACATACGCCGCTTCGGCGCCGTGGCGGACGGCTCGACCGACTGCACTCCCGCGATCAACTGTGCCATCGCCGCCGCCGGAAAGGCCGGCGGCGGCACGGTCATCGTCCCGCCGGGCACATTCCGCATCGACGACGTCATACGCCTGGACCGCTCGAACGTGGTCCTGAAGGGCGCCGGCAGCGCTCGCACCACGTTGTACGCGACGAAGAACCTCACCGAGCTGATCGGGGTGTACGGCTCCCGCTACGGCGGGGACAAGTCGTCCTGGTCCTGGGCCGGCGGTCTCATCTGGCTGGCACCCCGGGCCCGTTGGGAGTCGCTCGTCGCCGCGATCCGGTCCAGGGCATGGCCCTTCGAGGGCTGGACGGGCAACCGGCGCGACGAGTGGCGGCCCCTCACGACGGTCGCCCCGGCGCGGCAGGGCTCCTGGACGGTGACGGTCACCGACGCGTCGTCGCTGCGTCCGGGCGCCCTGGTCCTGCTGCGGCTCCGCGACGACGCGGACCACACCCTCCTCGAGCACATGTGCGGCGGCGGCCCCGGACCCGAGGCCTACACCTGGGACGACAAGACGAAACTGACCTCGTACGTCCCCTACGAGTGGCCCGTCCGCATCGCCCGCCTCCACGGCCGCAAGGTCACCCTCGAACGCCCCCTCCCGCTCGACATACGCCCGGAGTGGACTCCACAACTGACCACGCACGTCCCGGAGTTGACCGGCGCCGGAGTCGAGGGGCTGACCCTGGAGGCGGTACAGACACCCCAGCAGCCGCACCTGCTGGACAAAGGGCACAACGGCGTCGTGCTCCAGTGCGCGTA
This is a stretch of genomic DNA from Streptomyces sp. NBC_00285. It encodes these proteins:
- a CDS encoding glycosyl hydrolase family 28-related protein, encoding MGMTRRTLLGSTAAVAAATVASPAAHASEVPSLWREFNRTPFTHPQIPYVGRAGCRGGAAHFPRRPVVADIRRFGAVADGSTDCTPAINCAIAAAGKAGGGTVIVPPGTFRIDDVIRLDRSNVVLKGAGSARTTLYATKNLTELIGVYGSRYGGDKSSWSWAGGLIWLAPRARWESLVAAIRSRAWPFEGWTGNRRDEWRPLTTVAPARQGSWTVTVTDASSLRPGALVLLRLRDDADHTLLEHMCGGGPGPEAYTWDDKTKLTSYVPYEWPVRIARLHGRKVTLERPLPLDIRPEWTPQLTTHVPELTGAGVEGLTLEAVQTPQQPHLLDKGHNGVVLQCAYDCWVDDVTVRHVDNGFGLVAASACTLRRTRVAGRGSHHPYFCREGSHDNLVEDFTIEQRTIPAPAGTQLHGINVEGLSSYNVWSRGDMRMGTFDSHRGLPFADVRTDITVNNDGRHGGDASAGPLFGARFTHWNVRVTNGRAGLVRIDGLAPCSATVGIDEVREFDQIDTPDFTGDLHSRLELYGSPGAVRPRNLYEAQRRLNGVAR